One stretch of Patagioenas fasciata isolate bPatFas1 chromosome 9, bPatFas1.hap1, whole genome shotgun sequence DNA includes these proteins:
- the LOC136105110 gene encoding olfactory receptor 14J1-like, with protein sequence MSNSSSITQFLLLPFTDTRELQLLHFWLFLGIYLAALLGNGLIITTIAWDQHLHTPMYFFLLNLALLDLGSISSVVPKSMANSVWDTRAISYPGCATQLFFFLFCVTAEYSLLTIMSYDRYVAICKPLHYGTLLGSRACVHMAAAAWATGFLNALLHTANTFSLPLCKVNALGQFFCEIPQILKFSCLHSYLRELGLLAVSSCLAFMCFVFIVVSYVQTFRAVLRIPSEQGRHKAFSTCLPHLSVISLFVSTAMFAYLKPPSIFSPSLDLVVSVLYSVVPPAVNSLIYSMRNTELKDALRKLMTGLFPYSYKLPIIFCITVIV encoded by the coding sequence atgtccaacagcagctccatcacccagttcctcctcctgccgttcacagacacacgggagctgcagctcttgcacttctggctcttcctgggcatctacctggctgccctcctgggcaacggcctcatcatcaccaccatagcctgggaccagcacctccacacccccatgtacttcttcctgctcaacctcgccctcctcgacctgggctccatctccagcgttgtccccaagtccatggccaattccgtttgggacaccagggccatctcctacccTGGATGTGCtacccagctcttttttttcttgttctgtgttacagcagaatattcacttctcaccatcatgtcctacgaccgctacgttgccatctgcaaacccctgcactacgggaccctcctgggcagcagagcttgtgtccacatggcagcagctgcctgggccactgggtttctcaatgctctgctgcacacggccaatacattttcactgcccctgtgcaaggtcaatgccctgggccagttcttctgtgaaatcccccagatcctcaagttctcctgctTACACTCCTATCTAAGGGAACTTGGACTACTTGCAGTGAGttcctgtttagcttttatgtgttttgtgttcattgtggtgtcctatgtgcagaccttcagggccgtgctgaggatcccctctgagcagggacggcacaaagccttttccacctgcctccctcacttgTCTGtgatctccctgtttgtcagcactgccatgtttgcctacctgaagcccccctccatcttttccccatccctggatctggtggtgtctgttctgtactcggtggtgcctccagcagtgaactccctcatctacagcatgaggaacacggagctcaaggatgccctgaggaaactgatgactggattatttccttATAGCTATAAACTGCCCATCATCTTCTGCATAACAGTTATAGTGTAA